A stretch of the Nitratireductor thuwali genome encodes the following:
- a CDS encoding TRAP transporter small permease: protein MVGVLRFIDRLIVKASLGLAMALLALMSCVTFYQVVTRFVLERPSQWSEVTARSLMIWMVYLGLVAVLRRGALISIDLVLDMAPALLRKALSLAIAAITLAVLYVMIRYGWLMTMRTSSQSLAGLTDPFTGARISIALVYAAVPVGAALSVVAVIARLAEELVGSAPEESNIEVEV, encoded by the coding sequence ATGGTTGGCGTATTGCGTTTCATAGACCGGCTGATCGTGAAGGCGTCGCTGGGGCTCGCCATGGCGCTTCTGGCACTGATGTCCTGTGTCACATTCTATCAGGTCGTCACCCGCTTCGTCCTGGAGCGGCCATCGCAGTGGTCCGAGGTGACGGCGCGCTCGCTGATGATCTGGATGGTGTATCTGGGCCTGGTCGCGGTGCTGCGACGCGGCGCGCTCATCTCCATCGATCTGGTGCTCGACATGGCGCCGGCTCTGCTGCGCAAGGCGCTGTCGCTGGCCATTGCGGCCATCACGCTTGCGGTTCTCTACGTGATGATCCGCTATGGCTGGCTGATGACCATGCGCACCAGCTCACAGAGCCTGGCGGGGTTGACCGATCCCTTCACGGGAGCCCGGATTTCCATTGCGCTGGTTTATGCCGCCGTTCCCGTGGGCGCGGCGCTTTCCGTCGTTGCCGTGATCGCGCGGCTGGCTGAGGAACTTGTCGGCAGCGCGCCCGAGGAAAGCAACATCGAGGTGGAAGTTTAG
- the clpS gene encoding ATP-dependent Clp protease adapter ClpS: MSDTGTKRRVKTRPKVERPRLHKVILINDDFTPRDFVVTVLKGEFRLSEDQAYRVMITAHRRGACVVAVFPKDVAETKATRATDAGRSQGYPLRFETEPEE, translated from the coding sequence ATGAGCGACACCGGAACGAAACGGCGCGTGAAGACCCGGCCCAAGGTCGAGCGCCCGCGCCTGCACAAGGTCATTCTGATCAATGACGATTTCACGCCGCGCGACTTTGTCGTGACGGTGCTGAAGGGGGAGTTCCGGCTCTCCGAGGACCAGGCCTACCGCGTCATGATCACCGCCCACCGGCGCGGCGCGTGCGTGGTGGCGGTGTTTCCGAAGGACGTGGCGGAGACCAAGGCGACGCGGGCAACGGATGCCGGGCGGTCGCAGGGGTATCCGCTCAGGTTTGAGACGGAGCCGGAGGAGTGA
- a CDS encoding NAD-dependent epimerase/dehydratase family protein: MAAPCSIVTGGTGYVGRFIVEALLQAGHEVTVMGRRPPVEGFFSRAVAFVPLDLEPSALDRSAFAGADFLVHGAFDHEPGKYRGGEGDDPAGFRRRNLEGSLALFDAARAAGVARTAFLSSRAVYGPRPAGVRLAETDPARPDTLYGEIKLETETRLRAIGGVSLRITGVYGPAGVGKTHKWAGLFRDYLDGKPLSPRVGTEVHGDDVAAAVRLVLEAGDVEGKIFNVSDLVVDRHDLLSIVQRLTDCPHPLPMAADKASVNAMETERLQSLGWRPGGAALLEKTVRTLIFTE; this comes from the coding sequence ATGGCTGCGCCGTGCAGCATCGTCACCGGAGGAACCGGCTATGTCGGCCGTTTCATCGTGGAAGCCCTCTTGCAGGCGGGTCATGAGGTCACGGTGATGGGGCGCCGGCCGCCGGTGGAGGGGTTTTTCTCGCGTGCCGTCGCATTCGTCCCGCTTGATCTGGAGCCTTCGGCGCTCGACCGCAGCGCATTTGCCGGCGCCGATTTCCTGGTTCACGGCGCCTTCGACCATGAGCCCGGCAAATACCGGGGTGGCGAGGGGGATGACCCTGCTGGTTTCCGGCGGCGCAATCTGGAAGGCAGCCTGGCGCTGTTCGATGCGGCGCGCGCGGCAGGGGTGGCGCGCACCGCCTTTCTTTCCAGCCGCGCCGTCTATGGCCCCCGGCCGGCCGGCGTCAGGCTGGCCGAGACCGATCCGGCGCGGCCGGACACGCTCTATGGCGAGATTAAGCTTGAGACGGAAACGCGGCTGAGAGCAATCGGCGGGGTGAGCTTGCGCATCACCGGAGTCTATGGTCCCGCCGGCGTCGGAAAGACACATAAGTGGGCGGGGCTGTTTCGCGATTACCTTGACGGCAAGCCGCTATCGCCGCGCGTGGGGACCGAAGTTCATGGCGACGATGTTGCTGCCGCGGTGCGGCTGGTTTTGGAAGCCGGTGACGTTGAAGGGAAGATCTTCAATGTTTCCGATCTGGTGGTCGATCGCCACGACCTGCTGTCAATTGTGCAGAGGCTTACGGACTGTCCGCATCCCTTGCCGATGGCGGCCGACAAGGCATCGGTTAACGCAATGGAAACCGAAAGGCTTCAAAGCCTAGGGTGGAGGCCGGGTGGAGCGGCACTGCTGGAGAAAACCGTCCGCACCCTGATCTTCACAGAATGA
- a CDS encoding DUF3800 domain-containing protein, protein MPCQFFAYVDEAGDEGFGKLRNPGTTGQSRWLGLGAVIVTSENDRLMPSWRDEIISLFPQKKNRRDLHFKHLNHNQRVAACNLLRGKPLGICVVASNKETILDSEEISVFKRKQHLYNYLVRFLLERLTAACAEKARINRNGPASLFATFSRRAGTDYQNMREYFELMRDGREVIRPVRSINWDIFNPANIRVENHAVRAGLQIADVATSATCCGLEPNEFGHVEPRYALSMRDRYLKHRSAILNCGLTLIPPLNRCPLNDEQRLFIQNLIRR, encoded by the coding sequence ATGCCTTGTCAATTCTTTGCCTATGTCGATGAAGCCGGGGATGAAGGTTTCGGAAAGCTGCGAAATCCTGGGACCACAGGACAGTCACGCTGGCTTGGCCTTGGTGCGGTCATCGTTACGAGTGAAAACGACCGTCTTATGCCGTCATGGCGCGATGAAATTATATCCCTGTTTCCTCAAAAGAAGAACCGCCGCGATCTGCACTTCAAGCATCTAAACCACAATCAGAGAGTTGCAGCATGCAATCTCTTGCGCGGGAAGCCATTGGGCATCTGTGTGGTTGCTTCGAACAAGGAGACGATCCTTGATAGTGAGGAAATATCGGTCTTTAAGCGGAAGCAGCATTTGTATAATTATCTCGTTCGCTTCCTGCTTGAGCGCCTCACAGCGGCTTGCGCGGAAAAGGCGCGCATTAATCGGAACGGACCGGCCAGCCTATTCGCAACGTTCTCTCGCCGCGCCGGGACCGACTATCAGAACATGCGCGAGTATTTCGAATTGATGCGAGACGGACGCGAGGTGATCCGTCCGGTGCGTTCGATAAACTGGGATATTTTTAATCCGGCCAATATTCGCGTGGAGAACCACGCCGTGCGTGCCGGTCTCCAGATTGCCGACGTCGCTACAAGCGCAACGTGCTGCGGATTGGAGCCCAACGAATTTGGGCACGTCGAACCACGCTATGCGCTGTCGATGAGAGATCGTTACCTAAAACACCGAAGCGCCATTTTGAACTGCGGCTTGACACTCATTCCACCATTAAACCGCTGCCCTCTCAACGACGAGCAACGATTGTTCATTCAAAACCTGATAAGAAGATGA
- a CDS encoding BA14K family protein — MNFKSKITAGLLAAAIAATALGGAVQESRAGGLSPAEAAAIAGVGGLIVGGLIVGSAHRHHGHPGHHHVGGGYGWNAHVARCAARYRSYDPYSDTYLGYDGYRHYCRL; from the coding sequence ATGAACTTCAAGAGCAAGATCACCGCCGGCCTGCTGGCCGCAGCCATTGCCGCCACCGCCCTCGGCGGCGCGGTGCAGGAAAGCCGGGCGGGCGGCCTGTCGCCGGCCGAAGCCGCCGCCATCGCCGGGGTCGGCGGGCTCATCGTCGGCGGCCTGATCGTCGGGTCCGCCCACCGCCACCACGGCCACCCCGGCCACCATCATGTGGGCGGCGGCTATGGCTGGAACGCGCATGTGGCCCGATGCGCCGCCCGCTACCGGTCCTACGATCCCTACAGCGACACCTATCTGGGCTACGACGGATACCGCCATTACTGCCGCCTGTAA
- a CDS encoding NAD-dependent epimerase/dehydratase family protein, producing the protein MKIAVLGGDGFVGWPTSLHLSAEGHEVHIVDNLSRRWIDTELGVQSLTPMDSIQERTRIWHKETGRRIRFHLIDLARDYDVLKAWLAEHRPDAIVHFAEQRAAPYSMKSDRHKNYTVNNNVNATHNLLNAMVEIGLDAHLVHLGTMGVYGYSSVGAAIPEGYLPVGVETLSGETATQEILYPANPGSIYHMTKCLDQLLFQFYAKNDGLRITDLHQGIVWGTHTRETRLHDQLINRFDYDGDYGTVLNRFLIQAAIGYPLTVHGTGGQTRAFIHIQDSVRCIELALKTAPQRGEKVKIFNQMTETHRVRDLAELVAGMTGGRVAYLPNPRKEAPENDLVVRNEQFLELGLNPTTLAEGLLAEVVDVARKYSYRVDRSRIPSVSAWTKDIASTIERDPEGKRLKSVS; encoded by the coding sequence ATGAAGATTGCTGTACTGGGCGGAGACGGTTTCGTCGGCTGGCCGACTTCTCTGCATCTTTCCGCCGAAGGGCACGAGGTGCACATCGTCGACAATCTGTCGCGGCGGTGGATCGATACGGAGCTCGGCGTGCAGTCGCTGACGCCGATGGATTCCATCCAGGAGCGCACCCGCATCTGGCACAAGGAGACGGGGCGCCGCATCCGTTTCCACCTCATCGACCTTGCCCGCGACTACGACGTCCTCAAGGCCTGGCTCGCCGAGCACCGGCCGGACGCCATCGTCCACTTCGCCGAGCAGCGCGCCGCGCCCTATTCGATGAAGAGCGACCGGCACAAGAACTACACCGTCAACAACAACGTCAATGCCACGCACAACCTGCTCAATGCGATGGTGGAGATCGGCCTCGACGCGCATCTGGTGCATCTGGGCACCATGGGCGTCTACGGCTATTCCTCGGTCGGCGCAGCCATTCCCGAAGGGTATCTGCCGGTGGGCGTGGAGACGCTGTCGGGCGAGACGGCGACGCAGGAAATCCTCTATCCGGCCAATCCGGGCTCCATCTACCACATGACCAAATGCCTGGATCAGCTCCTGTTCCAGTTCTATGCCAAGAATGACGGCCTGCGCATCACCGATCTGCATCAGGGCATCGTCTGGGGCACCCATACGCGGGAGACGCGGCTGCACGACCAGCTCATCAACCGTTTCGACTATGACGGCGACTACGGCACGGTGCTCAACCGCTTCCTCATCCAGGCGGCCATCGGCTATCCGCTCACCGTGCACGGGACCGGCGGGCAGACGCGCGCGTTCATCCATATCCAGGATTCGGTGCGCTGCATCGAGCTGGCGCTGAAGACCGCGCCGCAGCGGGGCGAGAAGGTCAAGATATTCAACCAGATGACCGAGACGCACCGGGTGCGCGACCTGGCCGAGCTGGTGGCGGGCATGACCGGCGGCCGGGTCGCCTATCTTCCCAATCCGCGCAAGGAAGCGCCGGAAAACGACCTCGTGGTCAGGAACGAGCAATTCCTGGAACTCGGCCTCAACCCGACGACGCTCGCAGAGGGACTGCTTGCCGAGGTGGTGGACGTTGCAAGGAAATATTCCTACCGCGTCGACCGCAGCCGCATTCCCTCCGTCTCCGCCTGGACCAAGGACATCGCCTCGACCATCGAACGCGATCCGGAGGGCAAGCGGCTCAAGAGCGTTTCCTGA
- a CDS encoding glycosyltransferase: MSSRQAYATLVTNADYATGALALVRSLRLSGTAADIVVMHTGGVAERALEPLAALGAQLRRADLLPTSNAFNERHQRAKLHADAPFTKGNKPAFHTPLDNFAKLRLWQMTEYERVVFIDADAIVIRNIDRLFGYPEFSAAPNVYESLADFHRLNSGVFVASPSAATFQAMLAMLDAPDAFWRRTDQTFLQAFFPAWHGLPVFFNMLQYVWFNLPELWDWKSVSVVHYQYEKPWEKDRPKRTELQPLIDLWHAYHAGEGVPDVDALANPTGS; encoded by the coding sequence ATGAGTTCACGCCAGGCCTACGCCACCCTCGTCACCAACGCCGATTATGCCACGGGCGCGTTGGCGCTGGTGCGCTCGCTGAGGCTTTCGGGAACGGCGGCGGATATCGTCGTGATGCATACCGGGGGCGTGGCGGAAAGGGCGCTCGAACCCTTGGCGGCGCTCGGTGCGCAACTGCGAAGGGCCGACCTCCTGCCTACCTCCAACGCGTTCAACGAGCGTCACCAGCGGGCAAAGCTGCACGCCGACGCGCCCTTCACAAAGGGCAACAAGCCGGCCTTCCACACGCCGCTCGACAATTTCGCCAAGCTTCGCCTGTGGCAGATGACGGAGTATGAGCGGGTGGTGTTCATCGATGCCGACGCCATCGTCATCCGCAATATCGACCGGCTGTTCGGCTACCCGGAATTCTCCGCCGCGCCCAATGTCTATGAGAGCCTCGCCGATTTCCACCGGCTCAATTCCGGCGTGTTCGTCGCCAGCCCGTCGGCGGCCACTTTCCAGGCGATGCTTGCCATGCTCGATGCGCCGGATGCCTTCTGGCGGCGTACCGACCAGACCTTCCTTCAGGCATTCTTTCCCGCATGGCACGGCCTGCCGGTCTTCTTCAACATGCTGCAATATGTATGGTTCAACCTGCCCGAGCTTTGGGATTGGAAATCTGTGTCGGTGGTGCACTACCAGTACGAAAAGCCCTGGGAAAAGGATCGTCCGAAGCGGACCGAGCTCCAGCCGCTGATCGATCTGTGGCACGCCTACCACGCGGGCGAGGGTGTGCCCGACGTCGACGCGCTGGCCAATCCGACAGGTTCCTGA
- a CDS encoding TRAP transporter substrate-binding protein, whose translation MSFMSKALAFAGAAATSALVAAAAQAAELKVGYSLSETSHYGVAATVFGEELEKRTGGKYTIEQYPANALGGEREMVEGAQIGTVDVVITSTGPVGNFVPETLITDIPFLFKNYEHAHAVLDGPIGQEILDKFPEQGLIALAWGENGFRNLTNSKRAVKTPADAEGLKIRTMENPVHMEAFSEFGILPTPMAFPELFTALQQGTVDGQENPIGVILSAKFSEVQKHISLTNHVYSPALIILSPVVWDGLSDDEKAAFTESARIAAAAMRKKVREDADNGVAILKEQGMEVVEEVDRAAFETALEPLMAKYSERFGKDRLDAIINHDY comes from the coding sequence ATGTCATTCATGTCAAAGGCGCTGGCATTCGCCGGCGCAGCCGCCACCTCGGCACTGGTCGCCGCCGCCGCGCAGGCAGCGGAGCTCAAGGTCGGCTATTCGCTTTCCGAAACGTCCCATTACGGGGTCGCCGCCACCGTTTTCGGCGAGGAGCTCGAAAAGCGCACGGGCGGCAAGTACACGATCGAGCAGTACCCGGCCAATGCGCTGGGCGGCGAACGTGAGATGGTCGAGGGCGCGCAGATCGGCACGGTCGACGTGGTCATCACCTCCACCGGCCCGGTCGGCAATTTCGTGCCGGAGACCCTGATCACCGACATCCCGTTCCTGTTCAAGAACTACGAGCATGCCCATGCCGTGCTCGATGGACCGATCGGCCAGGAAATCCTCGACAAGTTTCCCGAGCAGGGGCTGATCGCCCTGGCCTGGGGCGAGAACGGCTTCCGCAACCTCACCAATTCCAAGCGCGCCGTCAAAACGCCGGCCGACGCCGAAGGGCTGAAGATCCGCACCATGGAGAACCCGGTGCATATGGAAGCCTTCAGCGAGTTCGGCATCCTGCCCACGCCGATGGCGTTCCCCGAGCTCTTCACCGCGCTCCAGCAGGGCACCGTCGACGGCCAGGAAAACCCCATCGGCGTCATCCTGTCGGCGAAGTTCTCCGAGGTGCAGAAGCACATCTCGCTGACCAACCACGTCTATTCGCCGGCCCTCATCATCCTTTCGCCCGTTGTGTGGGACGGTCTCAGCGATGACGAGAAGGCGGCTTTCACGGAATCGGCACGGATTGCCGCCGCCGCGATGCGCAAGAAGGTGCGCGAGGATGCCGATAACGGCGTGGCAATCCTCAAGGAGCAGGGCATGGAAGTGGTCGAGGAGGTCGACCGCGCCGCATTCGAAACGGCGCTGGAGCCGCTGATGGCCAAGTACTCGGAGCGGTTCGGCAAGGACCGCCTCGACGCCATCATCAACCACGATTACTGA
- a CDS encoding TRAP transporter large permease, translating to MSTFMMFAMVALFALGVPIAIAIAAASIGGIAFFTPLPLLVAAQKLMTSIDSFPLMAVPFFILAGNLMEQAGISARLVEFAKTLVGGVQGGLACSCVLTCMIFASVSGSSVATTFAIGAILIPAMTRHGYPTSFAAALQATSAELGVIIPPSIPLILYGISAEVSIGSLFVAGIGPGVLIAGALMLFVYLYCRTKGWGANDHVDRLSFFTALRQAFLALLMPVIIVGGIYRGIFTPTEASVVAVFYALLLGVFIYRTIGWNDLLQVLHRSVISSTIIMFIIAAAGLFSFLVTRAGVPAAVGEWIAGHVESKVAFLIAVNLFLFVVGMFIETSAAIIVLAPILAPVAVLFGVDLIHFGLIMVVNLALGMITPPLGVNLFAACQVANLPLQKVVPKLIPFVAVCLACLMVITYLPQISVGLLPYLN from the coding sequence ATGTCGACATTCATGATGTTCGCCATGGTGGCCTTGTTCGCGCTCGGCGTGCCGATCGCCATCGCCATTGCCGCAGCCTCCATCGGCGGCATCGCCTTCTTCACGCCGCTGCCGCTGCTGGTGGCCGCGCAGAAGCTGATGACCTCCATCGATTCGTTTCCGCTGATGGCCGTGCCCTTTTTCATCCTGGCCGGCAATCTGATGGAACAGGCAGGCATCTCGGCGCGGCTCGTCGAGTTCGCCAAGACGCTTGTCGGTGGGGTGCAGGGCGGGCTTGCCTGTTCGTGCGTGCTCACCTGCATGATCTTCGCGTCGGTCTCCGGCTCGTCGGTGGCCACCACCTTCGCCATCGGCGCCATTCTCATCCCGGCGATGACCCGCCATGGCTATCCCACGAGCTTCGCCGCCGCGCTGCAGGCGACGTCCGCCGAACTCGGCGTGATCATACCGCCGTCGATCCCGCTGATCCTATACGGCATCAGCGCCGAGGTTTCGATCGGTTCACTCTTCGTGGCCGGCATCGGTCCGGGCGTGCTGATCGCGGGCGCGCTGATGCTGTTCGTGTATCTCTACTGCCGGACCAAGGGCTGGGGCGCGAACGACCATGTGGACCGCCTGAGTTTTTTTACGGCGCTGCGTCAGGCTTTTCTGGCGCTTCTCATGCCGGTGATCATCGTCGGCGGGATCTATCGCGGCATCTTCACCCCTACGGAGGCGTCAGTGGTCGCGGTGTTCTATGCGCTGCTGCTCGGCGTCTTCATCTACCGCACGATCGGCTGGAACGACCTGCTTCAGGTGCTGCACCGGTCGGTCATCTCGTCGACCATCATCATGTTCATCATCGCGGCCGCCGGCCTGTTCTCGTTTCTGGTAACGCGGGCCGGCGTGCCGGCGGCAGTCGGCGAGTGGATCGCCGGCCATGTGGAAAGCAAGGTCGCCTTCCTAATCGCGGTCAATCTGTTCTTATTCGTGGTGGGGATGTTCATCGAGACGTCGGCGGCGATCATCGTGCTCGCGCCCATACTGGCCCCGGTAGCCGTCCTGTTCGGGGTCGATCTTATTCATTTCGGGCTTATCATGGTGGTCAATCTGGCGCTCGGCATGATTACGCCGCCGCTGGGCGTCAATCTGTTCGCCGCCTGCCAAGTGGCCAATCTGCCGCTCCAGAAGGTCGTGCCCAAGCTCATTCCTTTCGTCGCGGTGTGTCTTGCCTGTCTGATGGTCATCACATATCTGCCGCAGATTTCCGTGGGGCTGCTTCCGTATCTGAATTAG
- the uvrB gene encoding excinuclease ABC subunit UvrB, protein MANSSRKNNGGFAEAPQPELTGEPLSGSVADWAEQVSREAREPAQEPAKPKKSKIPPRSAEASKTARGTSMGGAASARERAAAGLNPVAGLDVSLEEAEGLASGGVTATVAALSRLIEGGDPNVVSTWVPHRPPRPDKSEGGIPLRMSTEFKPAGDQPTAIAELVAGANEEERTQVLLGVTGSGKTFTMAKVIEETQRPAIVLAPNKTLAAQLYGEFKSFFPDNAVEYFVSYYDYYQPEAYVPRSDTYIEKESSINEQIDRMRHSATRSLLERDDVIIVASVSCIYGIGSVETYTAMTFQMEIGDRLDQRQLLADLVAQQYKRQDVNFVRGSFRVRGDTIEIFPAHLEDRAWRISLFGDEIESITEFDPLTGKKTDDLKSVKIYANSHYVTPRPTLNQATRQIKEELKHRLAELEKAGRLLEAQRLEQRTRFDLEMLEATGSCAGIENYSRYLTGRAPGEPPPTLFEYIPDNALVFVDESHVTIPQIGAMYRGDFRRKATLAEYGFRLPSCMDNRPLRFEEWDAMRPATICVSATPGSWEMGQSGGVFAEQVIRPTGLIDPPVEVRPAKAQVDDVLGEIRATAKAGYRTLVTVLTKRMAEDLTEYLHEQGVRVRYMHSDIDTLERIEIIRDLRLGAFDVLIGINLLREGLDIPECGLVAILDADKEGFLRSETSLVQTIGRAARNIDGKVILYADRITGSMARAMEETDRRREKQLAYNTANGITPESIKKNIGDILGSVYERDHVRADIAGPRGGDLNNLVGNNLAAHLEHLEKAMRDAAADLDFEEAARLRDEIKRLKETELAIMDDPLARDVGVENTRKSRREAAKKGKPGGRPGQGSGGRPISPLEGEMPGRAEGGAKGQGTKGQGTSGLFAKPHLDAMGTSGAHAVPAGREKSLFRKNDLDEMTVGRTEKPVGKTPPSKRPISPLEGGEKRSVEGRGKADDSAFPATNARSHSGAPGSGRAEGGAKGRDSSDDAKPVRRGKVGTGSYENPEDERQRGRRSKKTGRPGR, encoded by the coding sequence ATGGCCAATTCCTCGCGAAAGAACAATGGCGGCTTCGCCGAAGCCCCCCAGCCCGAGCTGACGGGCGAGCCCCTGTCCGGTTCGGTCGCCGACTGGGCGGAGCAGGTTTCGCGCGAGGCGCGGGAGCCCGCCCAAGAGCCTGCCAAGCCGAAGAAATCGAAGATCCCGCCGCGCTCGGCCGAGGCGTCGAAGACGGCGCGCGGCACGTCCATGGGCGGCGCCGCCTCGGCCCGGGAGCGCGCCGCCGCCGGCCTCAACCCGGTGGCCGGGCTCGATGTCTCGCTGGAAGAAGCCGAGGGCCTGGCGTCGGGCGGCGTCACCGCCACGGTGGCCGCGCTCTCGCGGCTGATCGAGGGCGGCGATCCCAATGTGGTCAGCACCTGGGTGCCCCATCGCCCGCCGCGCCCCGACAAATCCGAGGGCGGCATCCCGCTGAGGATGTCGACGGAGTTCAAGCCGGCCGGCGACCAGCCGACGGCGATCGCCGAGCTCGTCGCCGGCGCCAACGAGGAGGAGCGCACGCAGGTCCTTCTCGGCGTCACCGGCTCGGGCAAGACCTTCACCATGGCCAAGGTGATCGAGGAGACCCAGCGCCCGGCCATCGTCCTCGCCCCCAACAAGACGCTGGCCGCCCAGCTCTATGGCGAGTTCAAGTCGTTCTTCCCGGACAATGCGGTCGAGTATTTCGTCTCCTATTACGATTATTACCAGCCGGAGGCCTATGTCCCGCGCTCCGACACTTACATCGAAAAAGAATCCTCGATAAACGAGCAGATCGACCGCATGCGCCATTCGGCCACGCGCTCGCTGCTCGAGCGCGACGACGTCATCATCGTCGCCTCGGTCTCCTGCATCTACGGTATCGGCTCGGTCGAGACCTACACGGCGATGACCTTCCAGATGGAGATCGGCGACCGGCTCGACCAGCGCCAGCTCCTGGCCGACCTCGTCGCCCAGCAATACAAGCGCCAGGACGTCAATTTCGTGCGCGGCTCCTTCCGCGTGCGCGGCGACACGATCGAGATCTTCCCGGCGCACCTTGAAGACCGCGCCTGGCGCATCTCTCTCTTCGGCGACGAGATCGAAAGCATCACCGAGTTCGACCCGCTGACCGGCAAGAAGACCGACGACCTCAAATCGGTGAAGATCTACGCCAACTCGCACTACGTCACCCCGCGCCCGACGCTCAACCAGGCCACCAGGCAGATCAAGGAGGAGCTCAAGCACCGCCTCGCCGAGCTCGAAAAAGCCGGCCGCCTCCTGGAAGCCCAGCGCCTCGAACAGCGCACCCGCTTCGACCTCGAAATGCTGGAGGCCACCGGCTCCTGCGCCGGCATTGAGAACTATTCGCGGTACCTGACCGGCCGCGCCCCCGGCGAGCCGCCGCCGACCCTGTTCGAATATATCCCCGACAACGCGCTCGTCTTCGTCGACGAGAGCCACGTCACCATCCCGCAGATCGGCGCCATGTATCGCGGCGACTTCCGCCGCAAGGCGACGCTGGCCGAATACGGCTTCCGCCTGCCGTCCTGCATGGACAACCGCCCCCTGCGCTTCGAGGAGTGGGACGCCATGCGCCCCGCCACCATCTGCGTCTCGGCCACCCCCGGCTCATGGGAGATGGGGCAGTCGGGCGGCGTCTTCGCCGAGCAGGTCATCCGCCCCACCGGCCTCATCGATCCCCCGGTCGAGGTGCGCCCCGCCAAGGCGCAGGTGGACGATGTCCTCGGCGAGATCCGCGCCACCGCCAAGGCCGGCTACCGCACCCTCGTCACCGTGCTCACCAAGCGCATGGCGGAGGACCTGACGGAATATCTGCACGAGCAGGGCGTGCGCGTGCGCTACATGCACTCGGACATCGACACCCTCGAGCGGATCGAGATCATCCGCGATCTGCGCCTCGGCGCCTTCGACGTGCTGATCGGCATCAACCTTCTGCGCGAGGGCCTCGACATTCCCGAATGCGGCCTCGTCGCCATTCTCGACGCCGACAAGGAAGGCTTCCTGCGCTCGGAGACCTCGCTGGTCCAGACCATCGGCCGCGCCGCGCGCAATATCGACGGCAAGGTCATCCTCTATGCCGACCGCATCACCGGCTCCATGGCCCGCGCCATGGAAGAGACAGACCGCCGCCGCGAAAAGCAGCTCGCCTACAACACCGCCAACGGCATCACGCCGGAGAGCATCAAGAAGAATATCGGCGACATCCTCGGCTCCGTCTACGAGCGCGACCATGTGCGCGCCGACATCGCCGGCCCCAGGGGCGGCGACCTCAACAACCTCGTCGGCAACAACCTGGCCGCCCATCTCGAACATCTCGAAAAGGCGATGCGCGACGCCGCCGCCGATCTCGACTTCGAGGAAGCCGCCCGCCTGCGCGACGAGATCAAGCGCCTCAAGGAAACCGAGCTCGCCATCATGGACGACCCGCTGGCCCGCGACGTCGGCGTGGAAAACACCCGGAAAAGCCGCCGTGAGGCGGCCAAAAAGGGTAAGCCCGGCGGCCGGCCGGGGCAGGGTTCAGGCGGCCGTCCGATCTCCCCCCTTGAGGGGGAGATGCCCGGCAGGGCAGAGGGGGGTGCGAAGGGGCAGGGCACGAAGGGGCAGGGCACCTCCGGCCTCTTCGCCAAGCCCCATCTCGACGCCATGGGCACCTCGGGCGCCCACGCCGTGCCCGCCGGCAGGGAAAAGTCGCTGTTCCGCAAGAACGATCTCGACGAGATGACCGTCGGCCGTACGGAAAAACCGGTGGGCAAGACCCCGCCCTCGAAGCGGCCAATCTCCCCCCTTGAGGGGGGTGAGAAGCGGTCGGTCGAAGGCCGAGGAAAAGCCGACGATTCGGCTTTTCCAGCGACGAACGCGCGGAGCCATAGCGGAGCGCCGGGCTCCGGCAGGGCAGAGGGGGGTGCGAAGGGGCGCGACTCCTCCGACGACGCCAAACCTGTCCGCCGCGGCAAGGTCGGCACCGGCTCCTATGAGAACCCCGAGGACGAGCGCCAGCGCGGCCGGCGGTCGAAGAAGACGGGCAGGCCGGGGCGCTGA